One genomic region from Syntrophales bacterium encodes:
- a CDS encoding DUF362 domain-containing protein has product MPRVMIHPAAYDTVRPAVDKAFALFPLALQGKKVLIKPNLLRGSAAEEGVVTNPAVLRAVVEKVESMGPAALVVGDNPGIFGYGANEACFKQTGLMAAAKGYYQNIGNDARKVAFNQSFMPEVSISQAVLDADVIISLPKFKTHGLTVMTGAIKNSYGFLPGAQKAMLHKAAGNPKRFQELVVEVFRLRVPDLFIMDAVVGMEGNGPASPDLRDIGLILASDNAVALDAVVAYMMGCEPAQLPFLQWAKKLGLGNFDIEQIQIDGKLLRIPDFKLPPLSGSAIASNVNVQDFLHSRTTLRPQADPALCTACGACIAQCPVGALSMNKDFPEVSADKCIACFCCQEICPEKAMSLRPPM; this is encoded by the coding sequence ATGCCCAGAGTCATGATCCATCCCGCTGCCTACGACACGGTTAGACCCGCTGTTGATAAGGCTTTTGCGCTCTTCCCCTTGGCGCTGCAAGGCAAGAAGGTGCTGATCAAGCCCAACCTGCTGCGGGGGTCGGCGGCGGAAGAAGGAGTGGTCACCAATCCAGCCGTACTGAGGGCCGTTGTGGAAAAAGTGGAAAGCATGGGGCCTGCCGCTCTTGTGGTCGGAGATAATCCCGGTATTTTCGGATATGGCGCCAACGAAGCCTGTTTTAAGCAAACCGGGTTGATGGCTGCCGCCAAAGGATACTATCAAAATATCGGCAACGACGCCCGCAAGGTGGCTTTCAACCAAAGCTTTATGCCCGAGGTCAGCATCTCCCAGGCAGTGCTCGATGCCGACGTGATCATCAGCCTGCCCAAATTCAAAACCCATGGGTTGACGGTGATGACGGGCGCCATAAAAAACAGCTATGGCTTCCTGCCCGGCGCTCAAAAAGCCATGCTGCACAAGGCCGCCGGCAACCCGAAGCGTTTTCAGGAGTTGGTTGTCGAAGTTTTCCGGCTGCGCGTGCCCGATTTGTTCATCATGGATGCGGTGGTCGGCATGGAGGGCAACGGCCCCGCTTCGCCAGACCTGCGCGACATCGGTCTGATCCTGGCCTCCGACAATGCGGTCGCCCTGGATGCAGTGGTCGCCTATATGATGGGTTGCGAGCCGGCGCAGCTCCCCTTTCTTCAGTGGGCCAAAAAACTCGGGCTGGGAAATTTTGACATCGAACAAATCCAGATAGATGGCAAGTTGCTGCGCATACCCGACTTCAAGTTGCCGCCGCTCAGCGGCAGCGCTATTGCCAGCAATGTTAATGTCCAGGATTTTTTGCACAGCCGGACGACGCTACGCCCCCAGGCCGATCCGGCGCTGTGTACAGCATGCGGCGCCTGCATAGCGCAATGTCCGGTCGGCGCATTGTCCATGAATAAAGACTTTCCAGAAGTTTCAGCCGACAAATGCATCGCCTGCTTTTGTTGTCAGGAGATTTGTCCGGAAAAGGCCATGTCACTGCGCCCGCCCATGTAA
- a CDS encoding flavodoxin family protein, with translation MSKKVLVLLGSPRKKGNSAILADQIIKGAKAGKAKIVETIYLQGKNIAPCRACMSCQKKGSKGCAIQDDMQDIYLKLIEADAWVIASPVYWFTMSAQTKIFMDRCFALPAYNSDPFREKRIAIAMTYGDEDPVKSGCVNALRTFQDAYGYTESPIIGMVYGSAMDAGEIRSNEKVMQEAFALGKKLAAE, from the coding sequence ATGAGCAAAAAAGTTCTGGTACTTTTGGGAAGTCCGCGGAAAAAAGGCAACAGCGCCATTTTGGCGGATCAGATCATCAAGGGAGCAAAGGCAGGAAAGGCGAAGATAGTGGAAACCATTTACCTGCAGGGGAAGAATATCGCTCCCTGCAGAGCCTGCATGAGTTGCCAGAAGAAAGGCAGCAAGGGCTGTGCCATTCAGGATGATATGCAGGATATCTATTTGAAGCTTATTGAAGCTGACGCCTGGGTCATCGCCAGCCCTGTTTACTGGTTCACAATGTCGGCGCAGACCAAAATCTTTATGGACAGGTGTTTTGCACTTCCTGCCTATAACAGCGATCCCTTCCGGGAAAAAAGGATTGCCATCGCCATGACATACGGCGACGAAGATCCGGTGAAATCCGGCTGCGTCAATGCCTTAAGAACTTTCCAGGACGCCTATGGCTATACGGAATCCCCGATTATCGGGATGGTCTATGGCAGCGCCATGGATGCCGGAGAGATTCGCTCCAACGAAAAAGTGATGCAAGAGGCGTTTGCTCTGGGGAAAAAACTGGCCGCAGAATGA